AATCCAATAATCGTCAGCAAAGAGACGATAAATAAACTATCGACCTCCACTCCCGCAAGCAAACCGAGGATTGCAAATACTCCCATAGTTACGAAAACATCGTGGAAGAGAGCGACAAAGGCAAAGAAGGCATAGTCGAGTTGAAAGCGGAAATTGAGATAAAGCGTAATTCCGGCAAACGCTGCCAGCAACGCGAAGAGTCCGGAGGTAAACAATTGCCGTCCTAACGTCGGCCCCACCGTATCGATCTGGGTTTGTTCCAGGTCAAACTCGCCCAAAGCCTCGCGCAAGTTATCTTGCAGTTGGCTGCGCTCTTCCACATCCAAATCTTTCGTGCGGATGCTAACTCCCGTGCCGTTTTCTCCGGTAATCTGAATATTAGGATTGACAATTCCCAGGCGATCGCTCACTCCCCGAACTGTAGCAATCTCAATCGGCGCATCGCAGGCTCCCGGTTGGGTGCAATCCAGCTCCAGTTGCAAGCGAGTTCCACCGACGAAATCCAAACCCGGTCGCAGGGGAGCACCGATATTTGGATTCGCCCAAGAAACGGCCATGGCGATTAATCCGGCTAAGATGGTGCCGCCGGAAATCGACCACCAGAGAGTGCGTTGTTTAATAATACTAATGGTCATGACATTGCCCTCTGTTGTTTCGCATTCGCCACGCTATTCAGATTCGGACAAAAGAGATTGGGTTTGCGCAGTCCGGGAAATTGCAGGACATAGAGCATGAGGGTGCGAGTGCAAGTGACCGCCGTAAACATGCTGATGACCACGCCAATACCCAAGGTGAGGGCAAATCCTTTCACCAATCCCGTTCCCAACCAGAAGAGGGCGATGCAGGAGATGAGCGTGGTGACGTTACCGTCGAGGATACTGGTAAAAGCGCGATAAAACCCGGACTCAACCGAGCGATATAGAGTTTTCCCCACGCGCAACTCTTCCCGAGTTCGCTCGAAAATCAGCACGTTGGCATCCACTGCCATGCCGATGCTGAGGATAAATCCGGCAATTCCCGGTAAAGTTAGGGTGACTTGGAAGAGCTTAAAGGCGGCAAAGACGAGCAGAGCATAGATAACCAGGGTAATATTGGCGATCGCGCCGGGAAGCCGATAATACACCACCATGTACACCAGCACCAGAGCCAGTCCGCCCAACCCGGCATAAATGCTGCGGCGAATGCTATCCGCGCCCAAGGTTGCACCTACCGTGCGGTTTTCCACAATTTCCACAGGAACTGGCAGTGCACCGCCGCGCAGTTGAATGGAGAGGTCGTTGGCGGTTTCAGCGGTAAAGTTTCCGGTAATTTCGGCTCGTCCGCCCAAGATTCCGGTTTCGGCAAACTCAACGCCGACGGTGGGCGCGCTAATCAGGTCATTATCGAGGAAAATCCCAATACTGCGACCGGTTCCAGCTAAGGTTTTGGTTAATTCGGCAAAGCGATCGCCTCCGGGGCCGGTAAACTCAATCGTGACTGCCCAAACTGCCCCACCTTGGGGAGCGCGGGGTAGGGAATCGCGCAATTGTTCGCCGGTTAATCCGATACTTTTGAATAAGGGCGCGATCGCTTCATTGGCGCGATCGATCTCCAATTGATTTTCCTCAATCTCTTCCGCACTCACTTCCGGATCGCCCAGTAACAAGGTTCGTTCAAATTGCAGCGTTCTTAAAATCTGGTACTGAACGGTAAACTCATCTTCGCTCCCTTGAATCTGCTCGCGAAACTCCAGTTGCGCCGTTCCGCCCAAAACCCGCTCCGCTTGTGCCGGATCGCTCACTCCCGGAAGTTGAATCGAGAGCTGGTCCTCACCAACGGTTTGAATCACTGCCTCAGACACTCCCAAACCATTCACCCGGTTTTCCATCACCCGTTGCACGGCTTCGAGTTTCCGGGGCGTAATCTCTGGAACTTCCGGAGTGGTTTGCACTTGAATCGTCAGTTGCGCGCCACCACGTAAGTCCAGGCCCAAACGGGTTTCTACATTCATCAATACCGTAATTGCGGCGATCGCCAGTACGATAATTAAGGCTAAAATTGTCCTTTGTTTGCCCATTTTTCTTTGTCAATAATGAATAATGGATAATGGATAATCAATTAACGGAATAATTCATTATTCATTATCCATTGGCAGCAGGGTTAAACTTGCAACGCCATCAATTGTTTGACGGCTTCCACAATTTTAGCGGGTTGGACGATGGTCAAGTTTTCCAGAGTTCCGTTATAGGGAGTGGGAATATCCTGAGACGACAGACGAACCACCGGAGCATCGAGTTCGTCGAACAAGCGCTCGTTAATCGAAGCAGTCAGTTCGGCGCCAATACCTCCGGTTTTCATGCATTCTTCCACGATAACCACGCGATGGGTTTTGCGAACCGACGGGCCGATGGTCTCGAAATCGAGAGGTTTCAGGGAAATTAAATCGATCACTTCCGGATCGTAACCTTCTTTTTCCAGGACTTTCGCCGCTTGGATGGCATGGTGGCGCATCCGTGAATAGGTGAGAATCGTGACATCTTTACCGCGACGAACGATTTCGGCGCGATCTAAGGGAACTAAATATTCAGTTTCCGGTAAATTTTCTTTTAGGTTATAGAGTAGGACGTGCTCGAAAAACAGTACTGGGTTCCCGTCGCGAATAGCCGATTTCATTAATCCTTTAGCATTGTAGGGAGTGGAACAGGCAACGATTTTCAGACCGGGAACGGCTTGGAAATAGGCTTCTAAACGCTGGGAGTGTTCGGCACCCAGTTGTTTCCCAACCCCACCCGGACCTCGGATGACTAGGGGAATGGTAAAGTTACCACCGGAGGTATAGCGCAGCATTCCCGCATTATTGGCAATTTGGTTAAACGCCAGCAGCAGAAAGCCCATGTTCATCCCTTCAATAATGGGACGCAAACCGCAGATTGCCGCTCCCACAGCGAGTCCGGTAAAGCTGTTCTCCGCGATCGGAGTGTCGAGCACTCGCAGTTCTCCGTATTTGTCATAGAGTCCTTTGGTGACTTTGTAGGAACCGCCATACTGTCCCACATCTTCGCCGAGGACGAAGACTGAGGAATCGCGGGCCATCTCTTCGTCGATCGCTTCCCGGAGAGCGTTGAAGAATAGTGTTTCTGCCATTTGCTACGATAGGTGATTGTGGGGTTATTCGCAACTAGCAGTTTATCAAAAAATGGGGTCTTGGCAGCAATGGCGATCGAATCGGTACTGGATTGGTTGGCGGTAGCAGGCTATTTGGCGTTTGCATCGTTCATTGTGTGGCAAGTACTTACTCGCTCTGGATCGTAGGAAGCACTGGCGCGATCGCCATTGCTATCCTTGTTATCCTTACACTAAGCTAGAGAACGCTCGTAATGATTCAGCAGATCTCGACTAAAGCAATATTTGGAGGAAAGCTCTCTAGCATCTTCTTCAGACCAATCGTCCTCCATTAATAATCCGCACAGTTTGGTTTCGTCTAATAAAGATTTTTCCTGATGAGCTTGGATAATAAAATTGAAAAACCTTCTTTCATCGTATGGGTGGGTTCCACCTGATGATTTGTTAGCACCATCAGAAAACCTTTTCAGCAATTCTGACATCTCAGGACTCATTGCATTATCAATAGTGCGTTCAGAAGGAGTTGTTATGACTTGGATATTTAATTCAAGTGCAGCAGGTTCTACAAATTTAGTTAAAAACTCTTCCAGAATCACATTATATTCATCTTCACTCAGATGTCCGCCCTTGCTGGGAACTATATTGCATACATATAAATAATCATTTTCATCTGGAATTAACCACAAGGTTGCGGCACGCCTAGAGGTGTTTGCCGAACAACTGAAAACGATGTACTTCTTTCCACCCCTAGGTAAAAATCTAGAGGTAGTTTGAGTCGCCATCTCTGGTTCTGTAGACCATCCATCCTTGAGGTTGCGTTCAATTAGAGCGATCGCATTCTTTTGTTCTTGAGAACTACCAATCATCTTCAGATCGCGATACACTTTCATAGGGCAAAATCAATAAAAAAACAAACTTAATTATAGTGTAACTAAAAAAAGTGGTTCTGTGTTAGATCTCTTGGGTTTCTCGGGCCTTTTGCCGATTTTTTTCTTGACCGACTCAAAATCTCGAGTTTTCCGGTACTATGATCCTGATGTTCTTTAATGTCAGAGTTAATCGAGTGGCTATTCCAGTGAAGCGTATTGGTATGTGGGCCAGTCCGCGCTGTCTTTCAACCGTTTTACTGCGGTCTTGGAGCAATCGTCCCGATACGTTTGCCCAAGACGAACCTCTTTATCCCCATTATCTCGTAGTGTCCGGTCGCCAAGACCCCGGAAGAGATGCTGTTCTCGCACATTATGAAACAGATTGGGTCAAAATTGTCGAGCAACTAGTAAGTGGAGAAATTCCCGATGGCAAATCGATTTATTACCAAAAATTTATGGTCTATCGGCTACTTCCTCATATCGATATTGACTGGATTTCTGGGTTAACCAACTGCTTTCTCATTCGCGACCCAAAGGAGATGCTCTTATCGTATCGAAAACTCTGGCCGAACCCAACCCTAGAGACTCTCGGAATTTTACGACTTCGCGACGTGTTCCATCGGGTGCGTGACACAACCGGCACCATACCACCGGTAATCGATGCGCGAGATTTACAAAGCAATCCCCGCCAGACTTTATCCTTGCTCTGTCAAGCCATTGGGGTGGACTTTTCGGAAGCGATGTTGAACTGGCCAAAAGGTAACCCAACTAACGATCTTTGGTGTCAATATCAGTGGTATGACACCGTGAGAAACTCAACCAGCTTTCATCCGTATCAGCCGAAAACCGATCGCATTCCAGAGCAATTTTCCGATCTGTTGGCTCAATGTTATAAAGTCTATGACGAATTATACCAATATCGCTTAAGATAAAACGGAGTTTAAGATGATTGAAATTAAGCTTTTTCCCCAGAAAGGACGGGGAGTAATTGCCACTGAACTCATTCACAAAGGAACACTAATCGAGCAGTCTCCAGTTGTGGTTTTTCCCACAGAGCAACGGAAGATTATTGATAAAACGGAAGTGTTTCGGTACTACTTTGTTATTCCCGCAGAATACAGTGAAAGTAAAGAAGTCGGAGGCTATCTGGTGTTTGGACTCGCGTCGTTTTGCAATCATTCCGATACTCCCAATACTCGGGTGGATTGGGTGAAAAACGAAACGGGCTTATGGGCCCATTTATTGGCATTGGAAGATATTCAGCCGGGAGCAGAATGTTTGCTCTTTTATACGAATGTCGATGAATATCCTGCGAACTGGTAGTTAACTCTTCCCAAAATATTAGTGTCCGGAGCCATTCCCTGGGATATCTTTCCTTGAGGGAGTGGCGATCGCTTTTGTCTACCCGACTCCCAACTTGGGCAAAAGGTGTCAAGTTCGATTCTTAACTGTATTGTCAGAATTTCGCTTATTTCTCTTGCATTTATACTGAGTCTTGGCTAGTATAGTTGCAAATCCTTTGAGTTACCTTAGCCCTCTTCTTCAAATACAAAAAAATCATTTGTTTACGATTGATTTCATTAGCATAGAATAGTCACTGAGAAAAATATGTCACTAGACAAACTATGGAGTCACATAGAAGGCATCAGTAAGCCGATAAATCTTGACTCATTCCATATCTGTAGTCTATCAGCAACTCGCTTATTTCTTTGGCCCGGTCCGAACGAACGTATCTATGACATCTATCGATTTTCGATCGCAATTGATAGACAAGGATGTTCCTATGTTGCAGAGCCTATTGACCTTACACCATATATCGTTTGGCTGGCATGGTTTGTTGACTTTTTCCACTCTACCTCTCTATTATCTGCCATTTCTGCATTGACGCAACACTAGGACTCTCTAAGATTTTTCTAGGCGCACCACGTACCACTGAATGAACTTTCCCGAACCGAGATCGAGTTCGCAGGAGGTTTCCATCAAATATTGAGCTTGCTCGGCAACGGTGGCAAACTTCTGTAAATCTCGCGGCAAATCATCTTGGAGATCGTGCAAATAAGCCGTTAGCTTGTCTAAGAGTTCGGCTTCGGTGTAAAACTCTTCCGGTTGGCTAAACTCCAAGACGACATATCCGTCGGACTGATACATTAAAGAATCTGGCATAATTCCTCCTCTAGTTGGGACTAACTCGCGATCGCTCTGTTGCCGTTCTCCTCTGGCTTTCTCGGTAAGCTGTCTGAGGTGGGTGAGTTTAAGAAAATCTAAGTGTGGTTTCGCGCGATCGCCAATCTCCGATAAAATACAGGAAAACCCCAATCGCCTGAGTGATGGATGGGTGGTTAACACCGGGTCAAATGGCACGAGTACCGGGAGTCCCCCCCCACTACAGGCCGTTTCCCCTCCACTTGGGTTTCAGAAACACGGGTATTCTAGCAAAAAAATTACACGATCGACTCTATGGTTTCATCTCCTGTTGCTCCCCAAACCTCTAAATTAGAACGGCTGAAAGAGAATAGCAATTTTCTCAGAGAACCCCTTGCCTCCGAACTATTAGAAGAGACGACTCATTTTTCCCAAGAGGGAGTACAAATTCTGAAGTTCCATGGGTCGTATCAGCAAGATAATCGAGATAATCGCCAGCGCGGACAAGAGAAAGATTATCAGTTTATGTTGCGCACTCGCAGCCCTGGGGGATTTATTCCTCCGGAACTGTATTTGGCTCTCGACGATCTCTCGGAAACTTATGGCAATCATACCCTCAGAACTACAACTCGGCAAGGGTTTCAGATTCACGGAATTTTGAAGAAGAATCTGAAAGCCGTGATTTCCACCATGGTTCAAAATATGGGGTCTACTTTAGGGGCTTGTGGCGATTTAAACCGCAACGTCATGGCGCCGGCAGCGCCCTACAAAAATCGCCGGGATTATCAGTATGCTTGGGAATATGCAGATAATATTGCCGATTTGTTGACGCCGCAAACGGGAGCTTATTACGAGATTTGGTTGGATGGGGAAAAAGCGATTAGCGCTCAAGAAGATCCGGCGGTAAAAGCGGCTCGGTTAAAGAGCTTGGATGTTACTGGATTTACTGATAAGGAAGAGCCGATTTATGGGGAACATTATATGCCGCGCAAATTTAAGATTTGCGTTACGGTTCCCGGAGATAATTCGGTTGATGTTTTAACCCATGATATTAGTTTGGTGGTTATTATCGATGGGGCTGGGGAGCTGCAAGGGTTTAATGTTTATGCTGGCGGTGGAATGGGACGCACTCACAATAAAGAGGCGACGTTTGCGCGGGCGGCCGATGAGATTGGTTATGTGGAAAAAGACGATGTTTACGATTTAGTAAAAGCCATTGTTGCCACTCAGAGAGATTATGGCGATCGCAAAGACCGACGTCATGCTCGGATGAAGTATTTACTCCATGATTGGGGCGTGGAGAAATTCCGCAAGCAGGTAGAATATTATTTCGGCAAACCCCTGCAACCATTTAAGTCATTGCCCGAGTTTAAATATCTAGATTATCTCGGTTGGTACGAGCAAGGCGATGGCAAACTTTTCTTCGGATTATCGATTGAAAATGGACGGGTGAAAGACGATGGGAAATTTAAGCTGAAAACGGCGTTGCGGGAAGTTGCTTCGCAGTTTCAGTTGCCCATGCGCCTGACGGCTAATCATAATCTGATTGTCTACGAAATTGACCCGGCGGATAAAGAGGCGATCGCCAAAATTTTCCAAAGCAATGGCGTCCAAACCAATCCGGACAAGATCGATCCTCTGGTGCGCTATTCTATGGCTTGTCCGGCGCTCCCCTTATGCGGTTTAGCCGTAACTGAGTCGGAGCGCGCCCTACCCGGCATTCTGCAACGCATCCGCGCTTTGCTGAACAAAGTGGGACTGAAAAACGAGAGCTTTGTTACCCGGATGACGGGATGCCCGAATGGGTGCGCCCGACCGTATATTGCCGAACTGGGTTTGGTCGGTCAAACTCCAGGAGCGTATCAAATTTGGCTGGGAGCCGAACCGAATCAGATGCGCCTGTCTCGCCCGTATTTGGATAAGGTGAAAGACGAAGATTTGGAAGCAACCCTGGAGCCATTGTTCGCTTATTTCAAGCAAAGTCGCCTGAATAACGGCACGTTGGAGAGTTTTGGCGATTTTTGCGATCGCGTCGGATTTGAAGCCCTCAAAGCCTTTTCCGAGACCTATACTCCCCTGCCCGATCTGCCTAAATCTTCCGGTAAAGCTCGATACCGGATTGGCGTGCGCGATACGGTCTACCAGCAGTTCAAACAAGTGGCGGAGCAGGAAGGTAAGTCTATGACTCAGCTCGCTACCGAAATCCTGGAAGCGTATATGGCTGAAAAGGAATAATAGTATCCAAATCCTGTAGGGGCAGGTTCTCCCATATCCCTCATTTCCAACCGATAACCTTTGTGAACCTGCCCCCAACCCCTGGGACATTTCCGCGAACGTACCCAGAGGTGAGGGCGGGTTCTAGGAATTATCGCTCTCTTGTCTAGATTATCGAGAACCCGCCCCTACCGGTCTATTTTTTCCGATTGTAAATGGGTGAGGTGCGCATTGCCCACCCTACTGGCTATGGTTCTAATACCCGTTGTTCATTGTTAATTATTAATTGTTAATTGATACTATGGCTCCTTTAGCTCTTCTCAGTACATCCGATAAAACTGGATTGGTCGATCTCGCTCGTGGTTTAGTGGAAGAGTTTGGATACGATATTATCAGTAGTGGCGGTACGGCGAAAACGCTACAACAGGCTGGAATTCCGGTAACCAAGGTTTCTGACTATACCGGAAGTCCCGAAATTTTGGGGGGACGAGTGAAGACGTTGCATCCTCGCATTCATGGCGGCATTCTTGCACGACAAACTCTGGAGTCCGATCGCCAGGATTTAGCGGATAATGATATTCGCGGGATATCGTTGGTGGTGGTGAATTTATATCCCTTCGAGCAAACTATTGCCCGTCCCGACGTTACTTTAGAAGATGCGATCGAAAATATTGATATTGGCGGCCCGACATTGCTGCGCGCGGCGGCGAAAAATCACGCTCATTTAACCGTACTTTGCGATCCTGGGGATTATTCGGCTTATTTAGAAGAGTTGCGCCAAAATAACGGTACGGCATCTCTGAAATTTCGGCAAGAGCGCGCGATTAAAGCTTTTGCTCATACAGCCGCTTACGATCGCACCATCACCGATTATCTCACAGCGCAGTTAACCGAAGCCACAGACTTACCCGCGCAGTTTACGCTCTCCGGACAACAGAAGCAAATCTTGCGCTACGGCGAAAACCCCCACCAAAGCGCCGGTTGGTACCAAACCGGGACGGGAGAACAAGGATGGGCGGGAGCAACCCAACTGCAAGGAAAGGAACTCAGCTACAATAATCTGGTGGATCTCGAAGCCGCTCGGCAAATTATTACCGAGTTTACCGATAAGCCAGCGGTTGCTATTCTCAAACATACCAATCCTTGCGGTATTGCGTTTGCCGATACTCTGGTGGAAGCGTATCAAAAAGCGCTGGCGGCAGATTCGATCTCGGCGTTTGGCGGTATTGTGGCGTTGAATCAAACCATTGATGCAGCGACGGCGCAAGAACTGACGAAAATATTTCTTGAATGCGTAGTTGCGCCAGGATGCGACCCAGACGCGCAAGAAATTTTACAGAAAAAAGGGAAGCTGCGCGTCCTCATTTTACCAGATCTGCACTACGGCCCCTCGGTGATGGTGAAATCAATTGCAGGCGGATTTTTATTGCAACAGAGCGATACAACGATCGCAACTCCCGATACTTGGACTGTGGTGACGGAAAAACAACCGACTCCAGAGCAGTTAGACGAGTTGTTCTTTGCCTGGAAAGTAGTAAAACACGTCAAGTCAAATGCGATCGCATTAACGAAAAATCGGACGACTTGCGGCATTGGTGCCGGTCAAATGAATCGAGTAGGAGCGGTGAAAATTGCCCTAGAACAGGCGGGAGAGCAAGCGCGCGGAGCGGTCCTTGCAAGCGATGCCTTCTTCCCCTTTGACGACTCGGTACGCACCGCTGCGGCGGCTGGAATTGAGGCGATCGTGCAGCCGGGAGGAAGTTTGCGCGATAAGGATTCGATCGCGGCGGCCAATGAGTTAGGCTTAGTTATGGTCTTTACGGGAATGCGTCATTTCCTCCACTAATCTTGATGGAACCTTAGATATTATGAGTGTAATGGTTAAGGTTCCGCGATCCATTTTTCTTTGTTCTTCATGAGTACTTCATCCCAAGCCGAACCTCAAACCGTCCGAGTTACCTTGCTCTTAGCCGGAGGGCATCAACATACTCTGTCCCTGCCTTCCAATTCTCCGGTGTTGGTCGCCGTGATGAAAGCTGTAGCGGCACAAACGGGAAGCGATCGCAATACCATACCGCCATCGCAACTCTTTCAAATTCCTCTCGATGGGGATAAGCGCGCTCTCTGTTTCCCCAGTCACCAGCTCGTGGGAGTGGTGACGGAACCTCCAATTTACGTGCAGTCGAAGCAAACTCAGATGGCTGCTGCAGCGCCAAATGCTCCGACTCCAGCAGTGAACGATCCAACCATTCCATCTCGGTTCGTACATTTGGATAATTTCTTCAGCAAAGAGGAGTGCGATCGCCTTCTCCAGTACGTGATGGAACGAGAATCCGAGTTTACAAGCACCACAACATCCACCGGGCAAGCCGATTACCGCCATTCTACAGTACTATATCATTTTTCTGAATTTTCGGAAATGACAATTGAGCGAGTGAAAGGATTGATGCCGAAAGTCTTACCAGCTCTGGATCGTCCGGTTTTTGTTCCCCAGGAAATTGAAGCTCAACTCACGGCTCATAATGAGGGGAATTATTTTAAGTTGCATAATGATAATGGCTCCCCCGATACGGCAACTCGCGAACTAACTTACGTCTACTATTTCCACAATTACCCGAAGAATTTTACGGGTGGCGAACTACTCATTTACGATAGTAAAATTCGGAACGGTTACTATACCAAAGCCGAGTCATTTCAAACCATCGAACCCCGCCACAATAGTATTGTCTTTTTCCTCAGTCGTTACATGCACGAAGTTCTACCCGTGCGCTGTCCCTCGCAAAAATTTGCCGATAGTCGCTTTACAATTAACGGCTGGGTGAGACGGAGTTGATCTTCCTTCACGCTTTGCAGAAATTGCTTAAATAAGAAATTGTTTTAGCGATCGCGCCCTCGATTGTCTCTCGATTAACTAATGGCTCCACCCAAATAAAATTCAACGTCATTTTTCTCTTCCATGTCGAAACAGCAACGCCAAAGACACTGCCCATTGCTGTCGTCGAAACCGCATAACTAATTTCTTCTAATTCAAAAGGCTCGTAATTAGACGCAATGGAAACTTGTCCTATGTTCGTCACGAATATTGAAGAAGACGTTAACTCCGGATGTTCCAGGCGCAACTCAGTTCTTTCCTTGTAATTCAGGATAGAATTATAAATTTCTTCAGTTTCTAATCTTTCTTTAATTTGCTGGGAAACATCTCTCGCTAAATCCCAAAATGAGGTAACTTCGTTCAAATGATGAAATGATTTCAATACCGAATAGGCGATCGCAATATTTTCATCGCCCACAGGCGGATTAAGTCGCTTTCTCAGATCGACTGGAGAAAGACAACTCAAATATATACCTTTTTCATCTCGATTGATTTCCTCAGCCAGAGCTAACATCATCGCCGCACCAACCGCACCATGTACTGTCGCTTGCTGAGTTTTACAAGATTTAATAATAGTCCCGGTTAATGCGATGTCTAGCACTCGATTTGCGATCTGACATTGACGCTCTTGATAAGGAACACACTTCTCTATAGGGAGAGTCTGAATATCTTGAATAGGTTTCTGAAGTTCTGGCTTTTTCTTCTCTCGATTGGCAATTAACTCTTCAAGAGAAGGCAATACGGGTAATCGAGGAAAATTGGTAATTTCTCGACCTAATGCTAGCATTTGACAGCACTGCAAGATCTCTGAGTGCAAACGAACTCCACTAATACCATCTATAATGACATGATGAATGGTGGTAATTAAATAATGCTGCTCCCTATCTTCAGTTGAGTTAATCAAAATTGCCCTGATTAACCCTCGATCGCTCTCGAATACAGTATTGAGTTCGCTGACAACAACAGTTTGCCAAAAACCTGGCTCCGAATTCGTAATAACTTGCAACGGAATTGCTTGCGTTCCTTCAGTTTCAAATTGTAGCCCATTCGAGGAAGTAACAATACGAGACCGAAGTCGAGGATGTCGATCTCGAACTAACGTTAAGGATTGAGTCAATATGGCTGCAGTCAGAGGTCCTCTAATTTGACTAATAATAACAACATTTAAGGAATTGGCGCAGCGATTCAAAAGCTCTATTCCTTGTTCCATGCCGATTAAGACTCTATTCGTGCGATCGCATTTAATCATCTCGTTCATGCATCTCTATACTATCTTCGATCGTGATTCTTCCCAATTCAGGCAATCTGTTCTACGATCTAGCTCTCTGAATCCTAATTATATCTATCCCAGGCGTATTCGCATTTCCAGTTGCTCTCATCTGGTATATTGCAGCGCTGCTGTACTGCTACATTCGCCGCAACATCCGATGAAATCTGGTGAAACGGCGGTTGTATAGCAATTTCTTTGTCAGTGGGGGAAATCGCTGGTTTTGCGATCGCCATTCTTTCAATCTATGGCATGGGGGGCGATCGCCCTCATGTCAATAACTAAATAATAATAC
The Roseofilum casamattae BLCC-M143 genome window above contains:
- a CDS encoding phthiocerol/phthiodiolone dimycocerosyl transferase family protein — protein: MNEMIKCDRTNRVLIGMEQGIELLNRCANSLNVVIISQIRGPLTAAILTQSLTLVRDRHPRLRSRIVTSSNGLQFETEGTQAIPLQVITNSEPGFWQTVVVSELNTVFESDRGLIRAILINSTEDREQHYLITTIHHVIIDGISGVRLHSEILQCCQMLALGREITNFPRLPVLPSLEELIANREKKKPELQKPIQDIQTLPIEKCVPYQERQCQIANRVLDIALTGTIIKSCKTQQATVHGAVGAAMMLALAEEINRDEKGIYLSCLSPVDLRKRLNPPVGDENIAIAYSVLKSFHHLNEVTSFWDLARDVSQQIKERLETEEIYNSILNYKERTELRLEHPELTSSSIFVTNIGQVSIASNYEPFELEEISYAVSTTAMGSVFGVAVSTWKRKMTLNFIWVEPLVNRETIEGAIAKTISYLSNFCKA
- a CDS encoding 2OG-Fe(II) oxygenase translates to MSTSSQAEPQTVRVTLLLAGGHQHTLSLPSNSPVLVAVMKAVAAQTGSDRNTIPPSQLFQIPLDGDKRALCFPSHQLVGVVTEPPIYVQSKQTQMAAAAPNAPTPAVNDPTIPSRFVHLDNFFSKEECDRLLQYVMERESEFTSTTTSTGQADYRHSTVLYHFSEFSEMTIERVKGLMPKVLPALDRPVFVPQEIEAQLTAHNEGNYFKLHNDNGSPDTATRELTYVYYFHNYPKNFTGGELLIYDSKIRNGYYTKAESFQTIEPRHNSIVFFLSRYMHEVLPVRCPSQKFADSRFTINGWVRRS